Proteins encoded by one window of Streptomyces sp. ALI-76-A:
- the panB gene encoding 3-methyl-2-oxobutanoate hydroxymethyltransferase: MTQLSAAQTATAGPSDGSKALYGGKSTRRITVRDIAAAKERGEKWPMLTAYDAMTASVFDEAGIPVMLVGDSAGNCHLGYESTVPVTLDQMTMLSAAVVRGTSRALIVGDLPFGSYQEGPVQALRSATRLVKEAGVGAVKLEGGERSHRQIELLVESGIPVMAHIGLTPQSVNAMGYRVQGRGEEAAQQLLRDAKAVQDAGAFAVVLELVPAELAAEVTRVLHIPTVGIGAGPETDAQVLVWTDMLGLTGGRVPKFVKQYANLREVMGNAAKAFAEDVVGGTFPLEEHSVH, encoded by the coding sequence ATGACGCAGCTCTCGGCTGCCCAGACCGCCACGGCGGGCCCCTCCGACGGCAGCAAGGCGCTGTACGGGGGCAAGAGCACCCGCCGCATCACCGTCCGCGACATCGCCGCCGCCAAGGAGCGCGGCGAGAAGTGGCCCATGCTGACCGCGTACGACGCGATGACCGCGTCCGTCTTCGACGAGGCCGGGATCCCGGTCATGCTGGTCGGGGACTCGGCGGGCAACTGTCACCTCGGGTACGAGAGCACCGTGCCCGTCACGCTCGACCAGATGACCATGCTGTCCGCCGCCGTCGTACGGGGCACCTCGCGCGCCCTGATCGTCGGCGACCTGCCCTTCGGCTCCTACCAGGAGGGTCCGGTGCAGGCGCTGCGCTCGGCGACCCGGCTGGTGAAGGAGGCCGGGGTCGGCGCCGTCAAGCTGGAGGGCGGCGAGCGCTCGCACCGGCAGATCGAGCTGCTGGTGGAGTCCGGCATCCCGGTGATGGCGCACATCGGCCTCACCCCGCAGTCCGTGAACGCCATGGGCTACCGCGTCCAGGGGCGCGGCGAGGAGGCCGCCCAGCAGCTGCTGCGGGACGCGAAGGCCGTCCAGGACGCGGGGGCCTTCGCGGTGGTCCTGGAGCTGGTTCCGGCGGAACTGGCGGCCGAGGTCACCCGTGTGCTGCACATCCCGACCGTCGGGATCGGCGCCGGTCCGGAGACGGACGCGCAGGTCCTCGTCTGGACCGACATGCTCGGACTGACCGGCGGCCGGGTGCCGAAGTTCGTGAAGCAGTATGCGAACCTGCGGGAGGTCATGGGGAACGCGGCGAAGGCGTTCGCCGAGGACGTGGTCGGCGGAACGTTCCCGCTGGAGGAGCACAGCGTCCACTGA
- a CDS encoding ATP-binding cassette domain-containing protein translates to MTRTDKNPRGADSAVTVRGLVKHYGETKALDGVDLDVREGTVMGVLGPNGAGKTTLVRILSTLLAPDAGRATVAGYDVVRQPRRLRRTIGLTGQYASVDEKLPGWENLYMIGRLLDLPRKQARARADALLERFSLTEAARRPAATYSGGMRRRLDLAASMIGQPSVLFLDEPTTGLDPRTRNEVWDEVKRMVGEGVTVLLTTQYMEEAEQLASELTVVDRGKVIAGGAIEELKAKVGGRTLRIRPVDPLHLRPLATALDDLGITGLATTTVDTERGTVLVPILSDEQLTAVVGAVTARGITLSSITTELPSLDEVFLSLTGHRASAPQDAAPADDRQEVAV, encoded by the coding sequence ATGACGCGAACCGACAAGAACCCCAGGGGTGCCGACAGCGCCGTGACCGTGCGGGGGCTGGTCAAGCACTACGGCGAGACCAAGGCGCTGGACGGGGTCGACCTGGACGTGCGCGAAGGCACCGTGATGGGCGTGCTCGGGCCGAACGGCGCCGGCAAGACCACCCTCGTCCGCATCCTGTCCACCCTGCTCGCCCCCGACGCCGGCCGGGCCACCGTCGCCGGCTACGACGTCGTCCGCCAGCCCCGCCGGCTGCGCCGGACGATCGGGCTCACCGGACAGTACGCCTCGGTGGACGAGAAGCTGCCCGGCTGGGAGAACCTGTACATGATCGGGCGTCTGCTCGACCTGCCCCGCAAACAGGCCCGCGCGCGTGCCGACGCGCTGCTGGAGCGGTTCTCCCTCACCGAGGCGGCCCGGCGGCCGGCGGCGACGTACTCCGGCGGGATGCGGCGGCGGCTCGACCTGGCCGCGTCGATGATCGGGCAGCCGTCCGTGCTGTTCCTCGACGAGCCCACCACCGGTCTCGACCCGCGCACCCGCAACGAGGTGTGGGACGAGGTCAAGCGGATGGTCGGCGAAGGGGTCACCGTGCTGCTGACCACCCAGTACATGGAGGAGGCCGAGCAGCTCGCCTCCGAGCTGACGGTGGTGGACCGCGGCAAGGTCATCGCGGGCGGTGCCATCGAGGAGCTGAAGGCGAAGGTCGGGGGCCGCACCCTGCGGATCCGCCCGGTCGACCCGCTGCACCTGCGGCCGCTCGCCACCGCGCTGGACGACCTGGGCATCACCGGACTCGCCACCACCACCGTGGACACCGAGCGCGGGACCGTCCTGGTCCCGATCCTGAGCGACGAGCAGCTGACCGCCGTGGTCGGCGCGGTCACCGCGCGCGGCATCACGCTCTCCTCCATCACCACCGAACTCCCCAGCCTGGACGAGGTGTTCCTGTCCCTCACCGGCCACCGTGCCAGTGCCCCGCAGGACGCCGCGCCCGCCGACGACCGCCAGGAGGTCGCCGTATGA
- a CDS encoding ABC transporter permease, giving the protein MSATTLSPSDVGDGGIPLRAHLRHTGALVRRNLLWIRQDPESMFDAVLFPVIFTLLFVYVFGGSIGQSLGGGQEAYVQYVVPGLMAMMGMNMAQGVGTGFNQDFNSGVMDRFRSLPIGRGSVLFAKIAVELMRMLFATVVLMIVGVLVGFHITDWPGLFASVGLSAVFGSALMWVFLTLGVIMKNVQSVQAMGFLVLMPLQFGSSIFAPTQSMPGWLQNFTDYNPLSSLADAARGMMVGGPVAHDLWVTLGWSVALTAVMAPIAIHKFRTKS; this is encoded by the coding sequence ATGAGCGCCACGACCCTCAGCCCCTCCGACGTCGGCGACGGCGGTATCCCGCTGCGCGCCCACCTGCGGCACACCGGCGCGCTGGTCCGCCGCAACCTGCTGTGGATCCGCCAGGACCCGGAGTCGATGTTCGACGCCGTCCTGTTCCCGGTCATCTTCACGCTGCTGTTCGTGTACGTCTTCGGCGGGTCCATCGGGCAGTCGCTCGGCGGCGGCCAGGAGGCGTACGTGCAGTACGTCGTGCCCGGCCTGATGGCCATGATGGGCATGAACATGGCCCAGGGAGTGGGCACGGGCTTCAACCAGGACTTCAACTCCGGTGTCATGGACCGCTTCCGGTCCCTGCCCATCGGGCGCGGCTCGGTGCTGTTCGCCAAGATCGCGGTGGAGCTGATGCGGATGCTGTTCGCGACCGTGGTCCTGATGATCGTCGGCGTCCTCGTGGGCTTCCACATCACCGACTGGCCCGGTCTGTTCGCCTCGGTCGGGCTGTCCGCCGTCTTCGGCTCGGCGCTGATGTGGGTGTTCCTCACCCTCGGCGTGATCATGAAGAACGTGCAGTCGGTGCAGGCCATGGGGTTCCTGGTGCTGATGCCGCTCCAGTTCGGCTCGTCGATCTTCGCGCCGACCCAGTCGATGCCGGGATGGCTGCAGAACTTCACCGACTACAACCCGCTGTCCTCGCTCGCCGACGCGGCCCGCGGAATGATGGTCGGCGGCCCGGTCGCGCACGACCTGTGGGTGACGCTGGGCTGGTCGGTGGCCCTGACGGCGGTGATGGCACCGATCGCGATCCACAAGTTCCGCACCAAGAGCTGA